A stretch of DNA from Candidatus Rokuibacteriota bacterium:
TGGGATGCCGGCACCGCGCGGCTCCTGGCCTCGCTCGGCTTCGAGGCGCTCGCGACGACGAGCCTCGGGCTCGCGAACTCGCTCGGGCGCGCCGACGGCACGGGAGCGGTGAGCCGCGACGAGGTCCTGGCGAACTGCCGGGCGATCGCGGGCGCCACCGACCTGCCCGTCAACGCGGATCTGGAGAACTGCTACGCCGACGAGCCGGAGGCCGCCGCCGGGATGATCCGGCTGGCTGCCGAGGCGGGCGTTGTCGGCGGCTCCATCGAGGACGCGACGGGCGACCCGCTGAATCCGATCTATGACTTCGAGCTGGCGGTGGAGCGCGTGCGCGCAGCGGCGGAGGCGGCGCGGTCGCTGCCCACCCCGTTCATGCTAACGGCGCGGGCGGAGAACTTTCTCCATGGCCGTCGCGACCTCGACGACACGGTCCGCCGGCTCCGGGCCTTCGAGGCGGCCGGCGCCGAGGTGCTCT
This window harbors:
- a CDS encoding isocitrate lyase/phosphoenolpyruvate mutase family protein, yielding MATYAEKSAAFRALHERPGAFVIPNPWDAGTARLLASLGFEALATTSLGLANSLGRADGTGAVSRDEVLANCRAIAGATDLPVNADLENCYADEPEAAAGMIRLAAEAGVVGGSIEDATGDPLNPIYDFELAVERVRAAAEAARSLPTPFMLTARAENFLHGRRDLDDTVRRLRAFEAAGAEVLYAPGLRDLASIRTVTAAVGKPVNVVMSAADPSITVAQLALAGVKRISVGGALSRLALAAFLKGAREMKEQGSFTYMRDTVPSAELRQTFAAWR